A genomic region of Catalinimonas niigatensis contains the following coding sequences:
- a CDS encoding glycoside hydrolase family 16 protein, with protein sequence MKLHILSAILFFIPFTAISQTDKFHSAFVEDFADSTSNYFKYGSTGNKTAFKYKFGVNSLTEAGTNVLSFKIDPQDSAGAGRGPEIISKCFTHFGTYAARLKVPQVKDIQPNVGAVVGYFTYHVDSIPGLSEIDFEWLPADPTIIYVGTWTGHAGELKRVGRTINLAKGIIYNTVYKENHTGLRTPLTGMQNQPDTIAAIADYDASTQFYTYGFDWYADRIRWWMIHPTSGEKIVLWDYQGSARGIPQHPTLYRMNFWHTNAWPVETNALSIEKPLHPYELEVDWMSYEPFKSGSK encoded by the coding sequence ATGAAACTACACATTTTATCAGCTATTTTATTTTTTATTCCTTTTACTGCCATTTCTCAAACCGATAAGTTTCATAGTGCATTTGTAGAGGATTTTGCTGATTCTACTTCTAATTATTTCAAATATGGATCTACCGGAAACAAAACAGCATTTAAGTACAAGTTTGGTGTAAATTCTTTGACAGAGGCAGGTACGAATGTGCTTTCCTTCAAGATAGATCCACAGGACAGTGCTGGTGCAGGACGTGGACCAGAAATTATCTCAAAGTGCTTTACCCATTTTGGCACTTATGCTGCACGACTAAAAGTACCTCAGGTAAAAGATATTCAGCCTAACGTAGGGGCAGTAGTAGGCTATTTTACCTACCATGTAGATAGCATACCCGGGCTAAGTGAGATTGACTTTGAATGGCTCCCTGCAGATCCCACCATCATTTATGTAGGCACATGGACTGGTCATGCCGGGGAGCTTAAAAGAGTTGGCAGAACCATCAATTTGGCCAAGGGAATTATTTATAACACTGTCTACAAAGAAAATCATACCGGTTTAAGAACGCCTTTGACCGGTATGCAAAATCAGCCCGACACTATTGCTGCCATTGCAGACTATGATGCTTCTACCCAATTTTACACCTATGGTTTTGATTGGTATGCGGACCGCATCCGCTGGTGGATGATCCATCCCACGAGTGGTGAAAAAATAGTCTTGTGGGATTATCAGGGATCTGCCAGAGGAATACCTCAACATCCTACGCTTTACCGGATGAATTTTTGGCATACCAATGCTTGGCCAGTTGAAACGAATGCTCTTTCTATTGAAAAACCTCTACATCCTTATGAATTGGAGGTGGATTGGATGTCTTATGAACCATTCAAAAGTGGTTCCAAATAA